The sequence below is a genomic window from Plectropomus leopardus isolate mb unplaced genomic scaffold, YSFRI_Pleo_2.0 unplaced_scaffold6777, whole genome shotgun sequence.
GGCAGCGGGAAGCCATTCATTAGTGCTGACCGCATCGGACGGAGGGAAACCACCGAAATCTGGCGAAATGAATATTATAGTAAATGTTTTAGATGTTAATGATAACACACCTGTTTTCTCTAATGGTGTTTATTCTGTTACGCTATCTGAAAACGCTCCAGCAGGTACAACAGTCATACAAGTAAATGCAACTGATTTAGATGAAGGACCAAACGGAGAAGTAGTTTATTCGTTCAGCAACAGTGTGAGTCATAGACTACTAACGCTTTTTGATATTAATCCATCAACAGGGGAGATCACTGTGAAAGGCTTCATAGATTATGAAGAGAAAGACAAATACGAGATTGAAATTCAAGCATCAGATAAAGGTCTGGCTCCTCTGGCGACACAAAAAAGCGTCATTATTAAGATAGTTGACGTGAATGATAATGCACCTGAGATTGAAGTTACCTCATTTTCGAGCTCAATTCCTGAAGACTCCAGACCTGGAACTACAGTTGCTCTTATTAGTGTAAATGACTTGGACTCTGGTCTCAATGGAAAAGTTATTTGCGCTGTAAATGAAAACGTTCCTTTCGCTTTGTCACCATCTTTACAAGACCATATGTACTCATTGGTGACTAAAGCCCCTTTggatagagaaaaaaagtcacaatatatTCTAACAGTAGTTGCAAAAGACGCTGGCCAGCCGTCATTGTCATCTGAAAAGACTATAAGCGTCGTAGTATCCGATGTGAATGACAACAGTCCAGAGTTTTCACTGAGTCCCTACACTTTCTATGTTACTGAAGCTAATGAACCAGGagtctctgtgttttctgtaaaagcTTTTGATCGTGacga
It includes:
- the LOC121939941 gene encoding protocadherin-10-like, whose product is MEQRGSAAKRTRRRWVGCVVVVLLWSVASAQLRYSISEEVKEGTLVGNIAKDLGLDKSTLKDRKYRIVSSAMEPLFRVDQNDGILYVSKKIDREEVCERSSTCFINLKTVLENPLEVHYVGVEVLDINDHSPSFPEKEKMLEISESVLPGVRIPLKASRDPDGGPFTVQQYKLSPNDHFRLEVKDKGEDGKIPILIVQKPLDREAAGSHSLVLTASDGGKPPKSGEMNIIVNVLDVNDNTPVFSNGVYSVTLSENAPAGTTVIQVNATDLDEGPNGEVVYSFSNSVSHRLLTLFDINPSTGEITVKGFIDYEEKDKYEIEIQASDKGLAPLATQKSVIIKIVDVNDNAPEIEVTSFSSSIPEDSRPGTTVALISVNDLDSGLNGKVICAVNENVPFALSPSLQDHMYSLVTKAPLDREKKSQYILTVVAKDAGQPSLSSEKTISVVVSDVNDNSPEFSLSPYTFYVTEANEPGVSVFSVKAFDRDENKNADISYHIIRDGSDDNKVTSFLNINSETGDILALKSFDFETLKTFQFQVVAADSGTPSLSNNVTVN